TCGCTGATCGTCGGTTTTGTGGATAAAAACAGCGCGCTCGGAAAAGAGTATCTTATGAAGCAGAACGAAAGTGTGTTTTATAAGGATGCTGTGTTTTTCTCAGTCGATGATATCATCAGACTCTATCAGGAAGCCGGTTTTTCAAACTTCGATTACCGGCAGACGATTTTCGGTAAATTAGATGATGCGAAACATATAGAGCAGGTAAAAAAAGGATACGGCGAAGGGTCTTTTGTAGTAATCCGTGGACTGAAAATAAGGTGATATTTTGAAATTTACGAGGAGGAGAAAATGGCAAGAGACGATTATAAGCGCACGATAATTAATGGCGTGAAGTATTATGGAAAGCATCTTATGCTAACCGCCATCGCGTGTAACGAAAATCTCCCTAGCATCGAAAAAATTTCCCAGTTCATCAGGGAAATGATTCCTAAGATCGACATGGTTCCCTTCGGCGACCTGCTGATAGCGCGTTTCGGTGAGGGGAAAGAGGTCGGAATATCCGCCGTGCAGTTAATTATCACGAGCGCGATCACGATTCACACGAACGATACAGCGCGGGATATGTATCTCGACGTGTTCAGCTGCAAATGGTTCGATGACGCGAAGGTGGAGGAAATGGTGAAAGAATACTTTTCCCCCGAGCAGATCCATTCGGCGAACATTCTTAGAAAATAACGGGTATCTTGAAATATGGCGAGTATTGAAACGTTGAGAATGGCGCAGTCGGTGATGGGACTCCCCGAACGGTTTTCGATAAGACAATTAAAAGCGCGTTACCGTAAACTAATGAAAAACACTCATCCTGATATAAACAGGGAAGGGGAGATCGATACCCATTTGAAGTCCGTCGAGCTGATCGATTCATACAGAGTCCTTTTGGAATACTGCGAGAACTATCCCGTTTCGATAGACGGAAAAGGTTCGGAGACGCCGGAGGATTTCATGGGAAGGCGTTTCGGCGACGACCCGATGTGGAAATGACTCTATTGCCGGATGAAAAACGAAAAGTATCAATGTCTCATTAAGTCTATAGGAGGTTCTAATTGATACATGCATCAGATTTTAGAGCGCGATATGAAGAAAGC
The sequence above is a segment of the Brevinematales bacterium genome. Coding sequences within it:
- a CDS encoding J domain-containing protein, producing MASIETLRMAQSVMGLPERFSIRQLKARYRKLMKNTHPDINREGEIDTHLKSVELIDSYRVLLEYCENYPVSIDGKGSETPEDFMGRRFGDDPMWK
- a CDS encoding S-adenosylmethionine decarboxylase, yielding MARDDYKRTIINGVKYYGKHLMLTAIACNENLPSIEKISQFIREMIPKIDMVPFGDLLIARFGEGKEVGISAVQLIITSAITIHTNDTARDMYLDVFSCKWFDDAKVEEMVKEYFSPEQIHSANILRK